From Methanobrevibacter sp., a single genomic window includes:
- the comE gene encoding sulfopyruvate decarboxylase subunit beta — translation MFRRDAIVNIMKDISDELIVCNIGVPSKELHDVKDRNENFYMIGSMGLASSIGLGLAAAIKDRNIVVIDGDGSVLMNLGSLVTVFAQNPKNLTWIVINNGAYGSTGNQDTYAQKVDILEMAKGVGFEDAHNYEDINLKEILKNEKCSFINYPVDAGNSAAPNIELTPEEIKERFMNVIKK, via the coding sequence ATGTTTAGAAGAGATGCGATTGTAAATATAATGAAAGATATAAGTGACGAATTGATTGTCTGCAATATAGGCGTTCCTTCTAAAGAATTGCATGATGTGAAAGACAGGAACGAAAACTTTTACATGATCGGTTCAATGGGGCTTGCATCATCAATAGGTCTTGGATTAGCTGCAGCTATTAAAGATAGAAACATTGTGGTTATAGATGGTGACGGATCTGTTTTGATGAATTTGGGAAGTCTTGTGACAGTGTTTGCACAAAATCCAAAAAACTTAACATGGATTGTAATCAACAACGGAGCATATGGCTCTACAGGAAATCAGGACACATATGCACAGAAAGTAGACATTTTAGAAATGGCCAAAGGAGTTGGTTTTGAAGATGCACACAACTACGAGGACATTAATCTAAAAGAAATATTGAAAAATGAGAAATGCAGTTTTATCAACTACCCGGTTGATGCGGGAAACAGTGCTGCACCAAATATTGAATTAACTCCTGAAGAAATAAAAGAAAGGTTTATGAATGTAATAAAAAAATGA
- the hdrA gene encoding ferredoxin:CoB-CoM heterodisulfide reductase subunit HdrA, with protein sequence MADDLKVGVFICECGGNISDIVDIDKVKESLDVAVVEQFENLCSLNGRKIIRDAIFEHDLDRVVVAACSPISHEKTFQDYVKPLNPYLMDMANIREQCSWVHDDCEKATKKAITLINASIEKVKQSDAVNPIYCQTPNEVAVIGGGIAGMNAALSLAKQGTKVTLIEQSPSIGGHMAKIGKVFSPVKIAEECGMCLLNPILNEVVWNENIDVMTNTKVVDAERRAGTYNLILEQFPRYVNPDKCIACGKCAEACEVEVPNDWNDNLSNRKAIYRPFGQSYPEAYAIDMDSCTQCAECVKVCPMHAIKLKGKSEKTPLSVGSLILATGHQLFDPNKRPEYGYDRYDDVITQSELGRITGVNGPTKGKLLKKNGDVPKRVVMIQCVGSRDEKPDGHKYCSKICCMVALKNANIIKHKYPDTDIVICYTDVRTPGMYEKYYKHSQASGVRFIRGRPGEVVKKGDNYIVRVEDTLKKEFSEIEADMVVLSTAMEPSEGTKEIADILNVGVTEDNFIKESHPKIKPVTTDLQGTFVCGTAQDPKDITESIMQATAAASKVAEYNYAGVEIEPFIAEIDDEKCELCGNCIMRCKFKSMSINENKIEIDPMSCTGCGKCLTACKNTAITVNGNIDEKIMATINGILEKKEENERMILVFLDNIGYTAADNIGVNRLKYPESIHIIKVHSVNRVRPRHINHALENGADGVFIGEFPGDLMYEEVERKVERVKKRLSDSNQNPERLAFSKVYIPYFTGLAKKLTDFDEKIKELNELGA encoded by the coding sequence ATGGCTGATGATTTAAAAGTAGGAGTATTTATTTGTGAATGCGGTGGAAATATCTCAGATATTGTAGATATTGACAAAGTTAAAGAATCATTGGATGTTGCGGTTGTGGAACAATTTGAAAATCTTTGTTCGTTAAATGGTAGGAAGATTATTCGGGATGCTATTTTTGAGCATGATTTGGATCGTGTTGTCGTAGCTGCATGCTCACCGATTAGTCATGAGAAAACTTTCCAGGATTATGTAAAACCTTTAAATCCTTATTTGATGGATATGGCCAATATTCGTGAACAGTGTTCTTGGGTTCATGATGATTGTGAAAAGGCAACTAAAAAGGCAATTACTTTAATCAACGCTTCCATCGAAAAAGTCAAACAATCTGATGCAGTAAATCCAATCTATTGTCAAACGCCAAATGAGGTTGCAGTTATTGGTGGTGGAATTGCAGGAATGAATGCTGCATTGTCCTTGGCTAAACAAGGGACAAAGGTTACCTTGATTGAACAAAGCCCATCAATTGGAGGGCATATGGCAAAGATAGGTAAGGTGTTTTCTCCAGTTAAAATAGCTGAAGAGTGCGGAATGTGTTTATTGAATCCAATCCTCAACGAAGTGGTCTGGAATGAGAATATTGATGTGATGACCAACACAAAGGTTGTGGATGCTGAGAGAAGGGCAGGAACTTACAACCTAATTCTGGAACAGTTTCCAAGGTATGTAAATCCGGACAAATGTATTGCTTGCGGAAAATGTGCGGAAGCTTGTGAAGTTGAAGTTCCAAATGACTGGAACGATAATCTATCCAATAGAAAAGCTATTTACAGGCCATTCGGACAATCATATCCAGAAGCATATGCTATTGATATGGATAGCTGCACTCAATGTGCCGAATGTGTAAAGGTATGTCCTATGCATGCAATAAAGCTTAAGGGAAAAAGTGAAAAGACTCCTTTAAGTGTAGGTTCACTAATCTTAGCTACTGGTCATCAGTTGTTTGATCCAAACAAGAGGCCAGAATACGGCTATGACAGATACGATGATGTAATCACACAATCTGAACTGGGACGTATTACTGGAGTAAACGGTCCAACAAAAGGAAAACTTCTTAAAAAGAACGGGGATGTTCCCAAAAGGGTTGTTATGATACAGTGTGTAGGTTCAAGGGATGAAAAGCCAGATGGCCATAAATATTGTTCTAAAATATGCTGTATGGTTGCCCTTAAAAACGCTAACATTATCAAACATAAATATCCAGATACTGACATTGTAATTTGTTATACTGATGTCAGGACCCCAGGAATGTATGAAAAATATTATAAGCATTCTCAGGCAAGTGGTGTGAGGTTTATACGTGGAAGGCCAGGAGAAGTTGTTAAAAAAGGAGATAACTACATCGTTCGGGTTGAAGATACTCTCAAAAAGGAATTTTCCGAGATTGAGGCAGACATGGTTGTTTTATCCACTGCTATGGAACCGTCAGAAGGTACAAAAGAAATTGCAGATATTCTAAATGTCGGAGTCACTGAAGATAATTTCATAAAGGAATCCCATCCAAAAATCAAACCTGTAACAACAGACCTTCAGGGAACCTTTGTTTGTGGAACAGCACAGGATCCGAAGGATATAACAGAATCAATCATGCAGGCAACTGCAGCCGCTTCAAAAGTTGCTGAATACAATTATGCTGGTGTGGAAATCGAACCGTTCATTGCAGAAATTGACGATGAAAAATGTGAGCTTTGCGGTAACTGTATAATGCGCTGCAAATTCAAGTCAATGTCAATTAATGAAAATAAGATTGAAATAGATCCGATGAGTTGTACTGGATGTGGAAAGTGTTTGACCGCATGTAAAAATACGGCCATTACAGTAAACGGTAACATTGATGAGAAAATCATGGCAACAATTAATGGTATTCTGGAGAAAAAAGAAGAAAATGAGCGCATGATTCTAGTATTTTTAGATAATATAGGTTATACTGCTGCCGATAATATTGGGGTCAACCGTTTGAAATATCCTGAATCCATTCATATAATCAAAGTTCATTCAGTAAACCGTGTAAGGCCAAGACATATCAATCATGCTTTAGAAAACGGCGCTGACGGCGTATTCATTGGTGAATTTCCTGGAGATTTGATGTATGAGGAAGTTGAAAGAAAGGTTGAAAGGGTTAAAAAGAGACTTTCAGACTCAAACCAAAATCCTGAAAGATTGGCTTTCTCTAAAGTTTATATTCCTTATTTCACAGGATTAGCTAAAAAATTAACTGACTTTGATGAAAAAATTAAAGAATTAAATGAATTAGGAGCTTAA
- the hdrB gene encoding ferredoxin:CoB-CoM heterodisulfide reductase subunit HdrB: MKKIPDKDILLFKSCLVSVEYPGIESSTKFVFDKLGVDYEVSPHQTCCTGLGHYSDVFDQFTTTTLGARNFKIAQNINRPNLVMMCATCYAINKKVANILNNKDEVRDKVNEVFKESDLAHLVYEKDSTDSSENIFHVVDILYNKKDEISNHLKYDLSDFKIATHHGCHYCKVHYDDTIGGFRNPLILDELVEAAGCKTIGFYDHKRTTCGSGFRQRYSNKELSLKVTEDKLRALKEDDVDILIHLCPNCHVQFDRYQNLIGENIGEDFDMIHLNISQFLAIVMGADFRKVIGTQTHTVPVESKLTDLKEKI; the protein is encoded by the coding sequence ATGAAGAAAATACCTGATAAAGATATTCTTTTATTTAAGAGTTGCCTTGTAAGTGTAGAATATCCTGGAATAGAGTCATCCACCAAGTTTGTTTTTGATAAATTGGGGGTTGACTATGAGGTTTCCCCTCACCAAACATGCTGTACTGGTTTGGGACATTATTCTGATGTTTTTGATCAATTTACTACAACAACTCTTGGAGCACGTAATTTTAAGATAGCTCAAAACATCAACAGACCCAATCTTGTGATGATGTGCGCTACTTGTTATGCAATCAATAAAAAAGTAGCCAACATTCTCAATAACAAGGACGAGGTTCGAGATAAGGTAAATGAAGTTTTTAAAGAATCAGATTTGGCACATTTGGTCTATGAAAAAGATTCTACAGACTCTAGCGAAAATATTTTTCACGTTGTGGATATTTTATATAATAAAAAGGATGAGATTTCCAACCATCTAAAATACGATTTAAGCGATTTTAAAATAGCCACTCATCACGGTTGCCATTACTGTAAAGTTCATTATGACGACACTATTGGAGGATTTAGAAACCCTCTAATATTGGATGAGCTTGTTGAAGCTGCAGGTTGTAAAACCATCGGGTTCTATGATCATAAAAGAACAACTTGCGGATCTGGTTTTAGGCAAAGATATTCGAACAAGGAACTTTCATTAAAGGTTACTGAAGATAAGCTGAGGGCATTAAAAGAGGATGATGTTGACATTCTAATCCACTTGTGTCCAAACTGCCATGTTCAGTTTGACAGGTACCAGAATTTGATTGGTGAAAACATTGGTGAAGATTTTGACATGATTCATTTGAACATTTCACAGTTCTTAGCTATTGTAATGGGTGCTGATTTTAGAAAGGTTATTGGAACACAGACCCATACTGTTCCTGTTGAATCTAAATTAACCGATTTGAAGGAGAAAATTTAA
- the hdrC gene encoding ferredoxin:CoB-CoM heterodisulfide reductase subunit HdrC, with product MKVQKITDTPLNFVEEIINDIKSSKEDGVLKCVQCGMCTSTCPSAKHSDYNPRDIIERVLQGDETLIEDENIWNCFYCYTCHSTCPVGNSVCEVNQILKQFAISKDLAYDKLYEYLGFADSYYSAAIGAIPENFYPDIREDVEGWWEFRQHLGEIRNELNLDPVTPPQEVIDEVSLILTNCGFKERIEKVRKSNEL from the coding sequence ATGAAAGTTCAAAAAATCACAGACACTCCACTTAATTTTGTGGAGGAGATAATCAACGATATCAAGTCTTCAAAGGAGGATGGAGTTTTAAAATGCGTTCAGTGCGGTATGTGTACATCAACATGTCCATCAGCAAAACACTCCGATTATAATCCCAGAGACATTATTGAAAGAGTTCTTCAAGGAGACGAAACATTAATTGAAGACGAAAACATTTGGAACTGTTTCTACTGTTATACATGCCACAGTACATGTCCAGTTGGAAACAGCGTATGTGAAGTAAATCAAATTTTAAAACAATTTGCAATAAGTAAAGATTTGGCATATGATAAGCTGTACGAATATTTGGGTTTTGCAGATAGTTACTACAGTGCAGCTATTGGTGCAATCCCTGAAAATTTTTATCCTGACATCAGAGAAGATGTTGAAGGATGGTGGGAATTCAGACAACACCTTGGAGAAATCAGAAACGAACTAAACCTCGACCCAGTAACCCCTCCACAAGAGGTAATTGATGAGGTTTCCCTAATTTTGACAAATTGCGGATTTAAAGAGAGAATAGAAAAAGTTAGAAAATCTAATGAGTTGTAA
- a CDS encoding methanogenesis marker 16 metalloprotein, producing the protein MQNRTIEEINKKIENDDCNIYTAEEFKNMIENDEAPEFDEVDVITTGTCGVMSGTAAVFNIIVAEQGSFVRAKNIYLNGVPGNVGPCPNERLGSVDLIVNGTSKAINDSSYGGGFLFKEILEGKDIEVMVETIDGEIIESTTNISEIPNAQLFGTRMAFKNYTAFTNPSNQPVSSIFSAIPLEGPFSGLTFSGCGDLNPLQNDPNQNIIKFGTKILLNGAEGLVIGNGTRSTSEKPNLMLTGNLKEMDSTYIGGFKTGEGGEVYDTVAVPIPVLNEEIYNGLLVQNKDIPLTVADIDGRFPIGEMTYGDAWGNYDLRPRLNRTKCDKCNDCSVEDICPTNALYDKRIDQYRCFGCGICAHYCRKGAIKMNTGSVNLEIEDNEYDIPIICRQSDVLRGNKLSSKLKKMIMNKEFLL; encoded by the coding sequence TTGCAAAATAGGACTATTGAGGAAATCAATAAAAAAATAGAAAATGATGACTGTAATATTTACACAGCCGAAGAATTCAAAAACATGATTGAAAATGATGAAGCGCCTGAATTTGATGAAGTCGATGTAATCACAACTGGAACCTGCGGTGTAATGAGTGGAACTGCAGCAGTATTTAATATAATTGTGGCTGAACAGGGTAGCTTCGTTAGAGCTAAAAACATATATCTGAACGGTGTTCCAGGCAATGTGGGGCCTTGCCCTAATGAACGTTTGGGATCTGTTGATCTAATTGTTAACGGAACCAGCAAGGCAATAAACGATTCAAGTTATGGTGGAGGATTTTTATTTAAGGAAATACTTGAAGGAAAGGACATTGAGGTTATGGTGGAGACAATTGACGGAGAAATTATAGAATCCACCACAAACATCAGCGAAATTCCAAATGCGCAACTATTCGGAACAAGAATGGCATTCAAAAATTACACAGCATTTACCAATCCTTCCAACCAGCCGGTTTCTTCAATATTCTCTGCTATTCCTCTTGAGGGACCATTTTCCGGCTTGACATTTTCAGGTTGTGGAGATCTAAATCCTCTTCAAAATGACCCAAATCAGAACATAATCAAATTCGGTACCAAAATCCTTCTAAATGGGGCTGAGGGTTTGGTTATTGGAAACGGGACAAGGAGCACTTCTGAAAAACCGAACTTGATGCTTACAGGAAATCTAAAAGAAATGGATTCCACATACATCGGCGGATTTAAGACAGGTGAAGGTGGAGAAGTTTATGATACCGTAGCTGTTCCAATTCCTGTTTTAAATGAGGAGATTTATAACGGTTTACTAGTTCAAAATAAGGACATTCCACTTACAGTTGCAGATATTGATGGACGTTTTCCAATTGGTGAAATGACTTATGGAGACGCATGGGGCAATTATGACCTAAGGCCAAGACTCAACAGAACCAAATGTGATAAGTGTAATGACTGTTCTGTTGAAGATATATGCCCAACAAATGCTCTATATGATAAAAGGATTGATCAATACAGATGTTTCGGTTGTGGAATCTGCGCTCACTACTGCAGAAAGGGCGCAATAAAAATGAACACAGGTTCTGTTAATTTGGAAATTGAAGACAATGAATATGATATTCCAATTATATGCAGGCAATCTGATGTTTTAAGAGGAAACAAACTATCATCAAAGCTTAAAAAAATGATTATGAATAAGGAATTTTTATTGTAG
- the comA gene encoding phosphosulfolactate synthase has translation MNAFDFLFIERENKPRTKGITMVLDKGLGLETADSLMKIAGNYVDFVKFGWGTSIVHDREVIKDKVGMYKSHDIVPYTGGTLFELAYHNDKLDEFFQEARELGFPAVEISDGSCDIDHETKLDAIKRAKKEGFQVLSEVGKKNPELDKEIDIYERVKMMNNELEAGSSYIIVEAREGGKNIGIYDKAGNVKEDEINVILDGVDNDRILWEAPNKDQQIFFVLNVGKDVNLGNISTEDITSLETIRRGLRGDTFGKIE, from the coding sequence TTGAATGCATTTGATTTTTTATTTATAGAACGTGAAAATAAACCAAGAACCAAAGGGATAACAATGGTTCTTGATAAAGGTTTAGGGCTTGAAACAGCTGACAGTTTAATGAAAATAGCTGGAAATTATGTTGATTTTGTAAAATTCGGTTGGGGGACTAGCATAGTTCATGATAGGGAAGTCATTAAAGACAAGGTTGGCATGTATAAATCTCATGACATAGTTCCTTATACTGGAGGAACATTATTTGAGCTTGCTTATCATAACGACAAATTAGATGAGTTTTTCCAAGAAGCTCGTGAATTGGGCTTTCCCGCCGTAGAAATATCTGACGGTTCATGCGATATAGATCATGAAACCAAACTTGATGCAATAAAACGTGCAAAGAAAGAAGGTTTTCAGGTCCTATCTGAAGTGGGTAAGAAAAATCCGGAACTCGATAAAGAGATAGATATTTATGAAAGGGTTAAAATGATGAACAATGAATTGGAAGCAGGCTCTTCATACATCATCGTTGAAGCCCGTGAAGGTGGAAAGAATATTGGAATATATGATAAGGCAGGAAATGTTAAGGAAGATGAGATCAATGTCATTTTAGATGGCGTTGACAATGATAGAATATTGTGGGAAGCCCCTAATAAAGATCAACAGATTTTCTTTGTTCTGAATGTTGGAAAAGACGTTAATCTAGGAAACATTTCTACAGAGGACATCACTTCTCTTGAAACCATTAGAAGAGGATTAAGGGGAGACACTTTTGGCAAGATAGAATAG
- a CDS encoding adenylosuccinate synthetase, translating to MTCSILVGGAWGDEGKGKCITYLCEHDKPDIIARAGVGPNAGHSVEFNGEKYGLRLTPSGFVHTDAKLLIGAGVLVDPEVLFKEFEDLKKYNVSERTFVDPRAAIITDDHRVRDKGSEHLYKKIGSTGSGCGPANSDRVMRSIKLAKDVPELEDYLLDVSFAVNETLDNGEDVFIEGSQGFALSLYYGTYPFVTSKDTTASTFAADVGVGPTKVDEVINVFKAYITRVGEGPFPTEMSQDEAESKGLEEYGVVTGRRRRVGYFDMELAKESCRINGATQIALTCVDRLYPDCARTQSYSDLSPETKAFINEIEAETGVPVTIISTGPDLKDTIDLRSELL from the coding sequence ATGACTTGTAGTATTTTAGTAGGTGGAGCATGGGGTGATGAAGGTAAGGGAAAATGTATTACTTACCTTTGTGAACATGATAAACCGGATATTATTGCTCGTGCAGGAGTAGGTCCTAATGCAGGACACTCTGTTGAATTTAATGGTGAAAAATACGGTTTAAGACTAACTCCGTCTGGATTTGTTCATACTGATGCAAAACTTTTAATTGGTGCAGGAGTATTAGTTGATCCTGAAGTTTTATTCAAAGAATTCGAAGATTTAAAGAAATATAATGTAAGTGAAAGAACATTTGTAGATCCAAGAGCTGCAATTATTACTGATGATCATAGAGTAAGAGATAAAGGTTCAGAACATTTATACAAAAAAATTGGTAGTACTGGATCCGGATGTGGTCCGGCTAATTCTGATAGGGTAATGAGAAGCATTAAATTAGCTAAGGATGTTCCAGAACTTGAAGATTATTTGTTGGATGTTTCATTTGCTGTTAATGAAACTCTTGACAATGGTGAAGATGTATTTATAGAAGGTTCTCAAGGATTTGCATTGTCTTTATACTATGGAACTTATCCATTTGTTACTAGTAAAGATACTACTGCAAGTACATTTGCTGCTGATGTAGGTGTTGGTCCAACTAAAGTAGATGAGGTAATTAATGTATTCAAAGCATATATTACTCGTGTTGGAGAAGGACCGTTCCCTACTGAAATGTCTCAGGATGAAGCAGAATCTAAAGGACTTGAAGAGTATGGTGTTGTAACCGGACGTCGTCGTCGTGTTGGTTACTTTGATATGGAATTGGCTAAAGAGTCCTGTAGGATTAATGGTGCAACCCAAATAGCTTTAACTTGTGTAGATAGACTTTACCCTGATTGTGCTAGAACTCAAAGTTATTCTGATTTGTCTCCTGAAACTAAAGCTTTCATTAATGAGATTGAAGCAGAAACAGGCGTTCCTGTTACTATTATTTCAACAGGTCCTGATTTAAAAGACACAATCGATTTAAGAAGTGAATTATTATAA
- a CDS encoding DUF6882 domain-containing protein, producing the protein MRDIQTPIEIEQGDNFKTVFSKFGCLAFDRQENLSELIGDLVGELDLDSGVLKFNDEIEFPVQLLGFYKEFGSNEDLSEDEPVGQWSWCWDNDDIGFDESLIELAMKIKEIGDEFSIKEFNTPVFQTTFNNCHIWAMAAAGVLDLDAYYAARVENIDVFVGIKSDLIKRNDSVEKFRNTYATFQKNFNVFPRLTFEGYTKLKGYIYKGRDEFSVAKIGDDRIIAGFTDRGNLTHIQMLTAD; encoded by the coding sequence ATGAGAGATATACAAACACCGATTGAAATAGAACAAGGAGATAATTTCAAAACAGTTTTTTCCAAATTTGGTTGTCTTGCCTTTGATAGGCAAGAAAATCTCTCTGAATTGATCGGAGATTTGGTGGGCGAACTTGATTTAGATAGTGGAGTCCTAAAATTCAATGATGAAATTGAATTTCCAGTACAATTATTAGGATTCTATAAGGAATTCGGTTCCAATGAGGATTTGTCAGAAGATGAACCAGTTGGACAATGGTCCTGGTGTTGGGATAACGATGACATTGGATTTGACGAATCTCTTATTGAACTAGCTATGAAAATCAAAGAAATTGGTGATGAATTCTCCATTAAAGAGTTTAACACTCCAGTGTTCCAAACCACATTCAATAATTGTCATATTTGGGCAATGGCGGCTGCAGGTGTTTTGGATTTGGATGCTTATTATGCTGCTCGTGTTGAAAACATTGACGTATTTGTAGGTATCAAATCAGATTTGATTAAAAGAAATGATTCTGTTGAAAAATTCAGAAACACTTATGCGACTTTCCAGAAAAACTTCAACGTTTTCCCAAGGTTGACTTTTGAAGGCTACACCAAGCTTAAAGGTTATATCTATAAGGGAAGAGATGAGTTTTCCGTTGCTAAAATAGGTGACGACAGGATTATTGCAGGATTTACTGACAGGGGAAATTTAACCCATATTCAGATGCTTACTGCCGATTAG
- a CDS encoding LL-diaminopimelate aminotransferase: MVVKINDNYLKLASSYLFVEIARREKAFQEAHPEADIIKMGIGDVTRPLSPAIIKAFNDAVIQMGEAGNFMGYGPEQGYEFLARAIINSDYEPYGVYLEPDEVFISDGSKCDTGNIQEIFGIDNKIAVTDPVYTVYVDTNVMAGRTGFMQDDGMYEGLVYLKCNAENGFVPALPEEPVDIIYLCYPNNPTGTTLTRDQLKVFVDYAKENKAIILFDAAYEAFITEDDVPHSIYEIEGAKEVAIEFRSFSKTAGFTGTRCAYTVVPKDVMGYTANGETQDLNSLWNRRQTTKFNGVSYPVQVAAAATYSEEGKKEVRENIEYYMRNAKLIRESLTDLGLEVYGGVNSPYIWVKTPNGMDSWEFFDLLLNEANVVSTPGAGFGPSGQGYLRLTSFNTYENTQEAMDRISKLDI, encoded by the coding sequence ATGGTAGTTAAAATCAATGATAATTATCTTAAATTAGCAAGTAGTTACCTTTTTGTTGAAATTGCAAGAAGAGAAAAAGCATTTCAAGAAGCACATCCTGAAGCTGACATAATCAAAATGGGTATTGGTGATGTAACAAGACCATTGTCTCCAGCTATTATTAAAGCATTTAACGATGCTGTTATTCAAATGGGTGAAGCAGGTAACTTTATGGGTTATGGTCCGGAACAAGGTTACGAATTTTTAGCAAGAGCAATTATCAATAGTGATTACGAACCATATGGAGTTTACTTAGAGCCTGATGAAGTTTTCATTAGTGACGGTTCAAAATGTGATACTGGTAATATTCAGGAAATTTTCGGAATCGACAATAAGATTGCTGTAACCGACCCTGTATACACCGTATATGTTGATACTAATGTAATGGCAGGAAGAACAGGATTCATGCAGGATGATGGAATGTATGAAGGTTTGGTTTACCTTAAATGTAATGCTGAAAACGGTTTCGTTCCAGCACTTCCAGAAGAACCTGTTGACATTATTTACTTATGCTATCCTAACAATCCGACAGGTACTACCTTAACCAGAGATCAGTTAAAAGTATTCGTCGATTATGCAAAAGAAAACAAGGCTATTATCTTGTTCGATGCAGCATATGAAGCTTTCATCACCGAAGATGATGTTCCTCACAGTATTTATGAAATTGAAGGAGCTAAAGAAGTAGCTATTGAATTCAGAAGCTTTTCAAAAACCGCAGGATTCACTGGAACCCGTTGTGCTTACACAGTTGTTCCTAAAGATGTAATGGGTTACACTGCAAATGGCGAAACCCAGGATTTAAACAGTCTTTGGAACAGAAGACAAACCACTAAATTCAATGGTGTATCTTACCCTGTACAGGTTGCAGCTGCTGCTACCTACTCCGAAGAAGGTAAAAAGGAGGTTAGGGAAAACATCGAATATTACATGAGAAATGCAAAACTTATTCGTGAAAGCTTAACTGACTTAGGTCTTGAAGTTTATGGTGGAGTTAACTCTCCTTACATCTGGGTAAAGACTCCTAATGGAATGGATTCATGGGAATTCTTCGACTTATTATTGAATGAAGCTAATGTGGTCAGTACACCAGGTGCTGGATTCGGACCAAGTGGTCAAGGCTATTTAAGACTTACTTCATTTAACACTTATGAAAACACTCAGGAAGCTATGGATAGAATCTCAAAACTAGATATTTAA